AGAAACTTAAAAACAGAAGAAATAATAGCCCAGTATGAGCTTCTTAAAGGAAAATTACCGATTAAAGGAATAGCTATTGCTGGAATAGGAGAACCAGCTTTAAATGTAGAAAGCGTCGAAAATGCTGTTAATTACTTTAGAAGTAAAGGATTAAAAGTCACGATAAGCACAACAGGGTATCCTTTTGCTGGTTTTAAAAAGCTTGTGGAATTACCACATAACGGTCTCACCCTTTCTGTTCATAGTGTTTTGGAAGAGACAAGATCCAAAATATTTAAGAAAAAAGAAAAACTAGAAGAACTTTTAGGAGTAATAGAAGAACATATTGCAAGATCTTCTTCATCAAGAAGAAAGAAATTTCAACTTGGATACCTTCTTATTAAAGGGTTAAATGATGATAGGGAAAACCTAAGATTACTTGGAGAAGTTGCTAAAAAACACAGGTTTGCGGTTATGCTAATGGCTTACAACAAGGTTGAAAGTTCTGATTTAGAACCTGTAAGTAAAGAGGAATATGAAAAAGCTTTTCTCTTTTTGAGAG
This DNA window, taken from Desulfurobacteriaceae bacterium, encodes the following:
- a CDS encoding radical SAM protein, coding for RNLKTEEIIAQYELLKGKLPIKGIAIAGIGEPALNVESVENAVNYFRSKGLKVTISTTGYPFAGFKKLVELPHNGLTLSVHSVLEETRSKIFKKKEKLEELLGVIEEHIARSSSSRRKKFQLGYLLIKGLNDDRENLRLLGEVAKKHRFAVMLMAYNKVESSDLEPVSKEEYEKAFLFLREMGVRVTLSNRFRTDRLGGCGTLTVGRIKGEKV